A section of the Spirosoma pollinicola genome encodes:
- a CDS encoding SDR family oxidoreductase, with amino-acid sequence MPNKALVVGVSGITGSNLAEKLLAEEWTVYGLARNPQAELNGMIPIAADLLSKDSLNIALSELSFTHVFITSWMRQETEAENIRVNSLMVRNLLNAVSPKKTVQHVALVTGLKHYLGPFEAYAKAGTWPLTPVREEHPRLAIENFYYAQEDEVYAAAERDGFSWSVHRPHTVIGKAVGNMMNMGTTLAVYASICKETGRPFQFPGSAAQWNGLSDVTDARILAKQLIWAATTAAARNQAFNIANGDVFRWNWLWQELADWFGIEARGFDGSLHPLEGQLSTDELLWADIAAKYNLKEAKLDRLASAWHTDLDLSRPIEVMTDMAKSRKLGFTAYQNTRESFFDLFTKLREEKLIP; translated from the coding sequence ATGCCCAATAAAGCTTTAGTCGTTGGTGTCAGTGGCATTACTGGCAGTAATCTGGCTGAGAAACTGCTCGCTGAGGAATGGACCGTGTATGGACTGGCCCGTAATCCTCAGGCAGAGTTAAATGGAATGATTCCTATCGCAGCGGACCTTCTAAGTAAGGATAGCCTCAACATCGCCTTGTCCGAGCTTAGCTTTACCCATGTATTTATTACCAGCTGGATGCGCCAGGAAACGGAAGCCGAAAATATACGGGTAAACAGTCTGATGGTGCGCAACCTGCTTAATGCCGTTTCACCCAAGAAAACGGTGCAGCATGTAGCGCTGGTGACGGGATTGAAACATTACCTGGGACCCTTTGAGGCCTATGCTAAAGCCGGTACATGGCCCCTAACGCCAGTACGGGAAGAACACCCTCGACTGGCGATCGAAAACTTTTATTATGCTCAGGAGGATGAAGTCTATGCCGCTGCCGAGCGGGATGGGTTTAGCTGGAGTGTTCACCGGCCGCATACGGTCATTGGCAAGGCCGTGGGCAATATGATGAACATGGGCACGACGCTTGCCGTCTATGCGTCCATCTGTAAAGAAACCGGCCGACCCTTTCAGTTCCCCGGCTCGGCTGCCCAGTGGAATGGGCTATCCGATGTTACGGATGCCCGGATTTTGGCCAAGCAACTGATTTGGGCGGCTACCACAGCGGCAGCCCGCAATCAGGCCTTCAACATTGCCAACGGCGATGTATTCCGCTGGAACTGGCTCTGGCAAGAGTTGGCGGACTGGTTTGGTATCGAAGCCAGGGGATTTGACGGTAGCCTTCACCCGCTGGAAGGTCAACTCTCGACCGATGAGCTGCTGTGGGCAGATATAGCAGCCAAATACAACTTAAAAGAAGCGAAGCTAGACCGTCTGGCCTCCGCCTGGCATACCGATCTGGATCTGAGCCGCCCGATAGAAGTGATGACCGATATGGCGAAAAGCCGCAAATTAGGCTTTACCGCTTACCAGAACACCCGTGAATCGTTCTTTGATCTGTTTACCAAGCTTCGGGAGGAAAAGTTGATCCCTTAA
- a CDS encoding transposase, translating to MIQPGRQCGYSNGGNYALLKQWKITGWIPVFGQYKLQIEGFPYDPHVDHFTCSQGKRLPFKTFDRNADRGWLKVYRADYQDCKLCPLKPNCVPKSQCRQIVRTVFDPFYRRALERQLSRRGKRMKKLRQRTVVPVFGSLVEFYGLRKVNVRCKSGAHKVMMMAALAFNLEKYMKFTTQSTVNQTIALKVEWSWASGDTCLCFTRLYLN from the coding sequence CTGATACAGCCGGGCCGCCAGTGCGGCTACTCCAACGGGGGTAACTACGCTTTATTAAAGCAGTGGAAAATCACTGGCTGGATACCCGTCTTCGGCCAATATAAGCTCCAAATCGAAGGCTTTCCCTATGATCCTCACGTAGATCACTTTACCTGTTCGCAAGGTAAACGTTTACCCTTTAAGACATTTGACAGAAACGCCGATAGAGGCTGGCTGAAAGTATACCGGGCGGATTATCAAGACTGCAAACTGTGCCCGCTCAAACCCAATTGCGTTCCTAAGAGTCAATGCCGACAAATTGTCCGGACTGTCTTTGATCCGTTCTATCGGCGAGCCCTAGAGCGACAATTGAGTCGGAGAGGCAAGCGCATGAAGAAGCTTCGCCAACGGACGGTAGTGCCAGTCTTTGGGAGTTTGGTAGAGTTCTATGGTCTTCGCAAGGTGAATGTACGCTGTAAATCTGGGGCTCACAAAGTGATGATGATGGCAGCTCTTGCCTTCAATCTGGAGAAGTATATGAAATTCACTACTCAGTCTACCGTCAACCAGACCATAGCCCTAAAAGTGGAGTGGTCATGGGCTTCTGGTGATACTTGTCTGTGCTTTACCAGGCTTTATCTCAACTGA
- a CDS encoding IS1-like element transposase — protein MVLNGAGIRDTARILGVNRNTVSAQFKKNGAARALVKSFMLTPYTSIED, from the coding sequence ATGGTCCTCAATGGAGCCGGCATACGGGATACCGCCCGTATCCTGGGCGTTAACCGGAACACCGTCAGCGCTCAGTTTAAAAAAAACGGGGCCGCCCGTGCGCTAGTGAAGTCATTCATGTTAACCCCTTATACGTCGATAGAGGATTGA
- a CDS encoding transposase-like zinc-binding domain-containing protein produces the protein MVLEAVSCKHCGQTQHVKRYGTTRAGTQRYRCFDCRRTARRPGFVQTYTHKARDPLVKEQITATADRSDGPQWSRHTGYRPYPGR, from the coding sequence ATGGTCTTAGAAGCCGTTTCCTGTAAGCATTGTGGGCAAACCCAACACGTCAAACGCTATGGTACTACCCGTGCAGGCACTCAACGCTACCGATGCTTTGACTGCCGTCGAACCGCCCGGCGGCCCGGCTTTGTTCAAACATATACTCACAAGGCCCGTGACCCCTTGGTCAAAGAACAGATCACCGCAACGGCGGACCGTTCAGATGGTCCTCAATGGAGCCGGCATACGGGATACCGCCCGTATCCTGGGCGTTAA
- a CDS encoding sensor histidine kinase, with translation MFGHASSLLLVLLCFVRCQSSQAQTGKAPFKHITTDEGLSQSNVTCVLQDPQGFMWFGTQDGLNKYDGYAFTLYQNDPLQPTSLSDNFVVSLFKDRKGNVWVGTADGGLCRFDKRTGRFTRFNRSQTDTRSLSSNHVLAITEDRQGNLWIATEDGLNQFNPTRGSFIRYQHQTGNPTSLSNDLVQDVLVDRQGQIWVATFGGGLNRLDPLTGRFKPYRHRPGDQSSLSHNNVKKLLEDSQGRLWIATQGGGLNLLNQDQTSFTHFRHDSAVASSLLDDDINTLAEDGQGNLWIGTENEGISVLNKSRTAFTQYPYQENDPDGLNNGSIYALCPDRSGNMWIGTYSGGINFFDHQSANFTRYQKDINQTNSLSNPNVMAVLEDLQGNLWFGTDGGGLNVLIKSTHHYVHYAHSPADPSSVGSNFIMSLYQDSDGDIWIGCYKGGLSLWRKKSGDFLNFTQRGDANGLNHETVTTIVEGKKGTIWLGSMGGGISSYTKKTGTFTHYPADATQPGHLTQSYISALCYDHQQNLWIGTEGDGLNVLNTRSGLFRSYRHNRDVPGSLNHNSVISLYEDAQNQVWVGTYGGLNRFEPQTQSFVSYSEKQGLANKVIQGMISDAGGNLWISTNKGLSVFHRKTNTFRNFGAEDGLPKGSFNRMAVCKGQRGNLFFGCSTGMTSFDPDRVRNTHNSFIPPVVITQLRIFNQPVWLRSNQITLAYDQSTLSFEFAALNYSIPQKNQYRYKLEGFDQDWSLTSPTRVATYTNLAPGTYTFRVKGSNNDGLWNESGTAFRIVIHPPFWQMWWFKSLVALLVVGCLYGAYRLRIKRIHKQQVTLQNLVQERTREVLQQKVALQDQALHMQLLQAQVEQQAAQQQLLESEQRFEEIAENVDEIFWIHSANPFQLLYVNTAFERVWKTSFAQFHQEPFLFMQGVLPEDRPLVLAFVEQYKAGIAGELYYRLQLKDEPLRWLLIRTFIIHDERGKVVRHIGIASDVTSQKEKEFVLQQSLQREQELNQLKSQFVATASHEFRTPLTTIQSSVELIKLYLDIPAASSRMAIDKHLGVVEKQIDQFGILLTDVLTIGQIEAGKVTYSPDSADVVALCEGLVDTHFSRRPDGRRVQLLLEGTPRRVNLDAKLMGYVLTNLLSNAFKFSVSTPPILRIFFRTNSLLLQVIDQGVGIPTSEQTSLFQAFFRASNTDGIQGTGLGLFIARQYVTCHGGELSVESQENQGTTFTITLPF, from the coding sequence ATGTTCGGTCACGCTTCTAGCCTGCTGCTGGTTCTGTTATGTTTTGTTCGTTGCCAATCATCCCAGGCCCAAACCGGTAAAGCACCCTTTAAACATATAACCACCGACGAAGGCTTATCCCAGAGTAATGTAACTTGTGTCCTCCAGGATCCGCAGGGATTTATGTGGTTTGGCACTCAGGATGGCCTTAATAAATACGACGGATACGCCTTTACGCTTTACCAAAATGACCCCCTTCAACCCACTAGCCTAAGCGATAATTTTGTCGTATCTCTTTTTAAGGACCGAAAAGGAAATGTGTGGGTCGGAACCGCTGACGGGGGACTTTGCCGATTTGATAAGAGAACGGGCCGATTCACCCGCTTTAATCGGTCCCAAACCGATACCCGAAGCCTGAGTAGTAATCACGTCCTGGCCATCACCGAAGATCGTCAGGGTAATCTGTGGATCGCCACCGAAGATGGCCTTAATCAGTTTAATCCGACCCGTGGCAGCTTCATCCGCTATCAACATCAGACCGGTAACCCAACTAGCCTATCCAATGATCTGGTTCAGGATGTACTGGTGGACCGTCAAGGGCAAATTTGGGTGGCCACCTTTGGCGGGGGACTAAACCGATTAGACCCCCTAACGGGTAGGTTTAAGCCGTATAGACATCGCCCCGGGGATCAATCGTCCCTGAGCCATAACAACGTAAAAAAATTATTGGAAGATTCGCAGGGGCGGCTATGGATAGCTACCCAAGGCGGGGGCCTGAATCTGTTAAATCAGGATCAAACCTCGTTTACCCATTTTCGGCACGATTCAGCGGTGGCCAGTTCGCTCCTTGATGATGACATTAATACCCTGGCGGAAGACGGGCAGGGAAATTTGTGGATCGGGACCGAAAACGAAGGCATCAGTGTACTCAATAAAAGCCGGACGGCGTTTACCCAGTATCCCTACCAGGAGAATGATCCCGACGGGCTCAATAATGGCTCTATTTATGCCCTTTGCCCTGATCGGAGCGGGAACATGTGGATTGGAACCTACAGCGGAGGCATTAACTTTTTTGATCACCAGTCAGCCAACTTTACGCGCTATCAAAAAGATATTAACCAGACCAACAGTCTCTCGAATCCCAATGTGATGGCCGTTCTGGAAGACCTTCAAGGTAACCTATGGTTCGGAACCGATGGGGGTGGGTTGAACGTGTTGATCAAATCAACCCATCACTACGTCCACTATGCCCATTCTCCCGCCGATCCATCGAGTGTGGGAAGTAACTTTATTATGAGCCTCTACCAGGATAGCGACGGGGATATTTGGATTGGCTGTTACAAAGGAGGACTGAGTCTATGGCGAAAGAAATCCGGTGACTTTCTCAACTTCACCCAGCGGGGTGATGCCAACGGACTCAATCATGAAACGGTTACGACGATTGTCGAGGGAAAGAAAGGGACAATTTGGCTAGGCTCCATGGGGGGGGGTATTAGTAGTTACACGAAAAAAACCGGCACGTTTACCCATTACCCCGCTGATGCAACGCAGCCGGGTCACCTGACACAAAGTTATATTAGCGCATTGTGCTATGATCACCAGCAAAACTTGTGGATTGGGACCGAAGGAGACGGATTGAATGTGCTCAATACCCGCAGCGGCCTATTCCGCTCGTATCGGCACAACCGGGACGTGCCCGGTAGTTTGAATCATAATTCAGTAATCAGCCTCTACGAAGATGCCCAGAACCAGGTATGGGTCGGCACCTACGGTGGACTAAACCGGTTTGAGCCCCAGACGCAGTCGTTTGTCTCATATAGCGAAAAGCAGGGGTTAGCTAACAAGGTGATTCAGGGTATGATCAGCGATGCGGGCGGCAACCTGTGGATTAGCACCAATAAAGGGCTATCGGTCTTCCATCGAAAAACCAACACATTCCGCAATTTTGGGGCGGAGGATGGCCTACCAAAAGGGTCATTTAACCGGATGGCGGTTTGTAAAGGCCAGCGGGGTAACCTATTTTTCGGATGCAGTACCGGGATGACCAGCTTTGATCCGGATCGGGTACGAAATACCCATAATTCCTTCATTCCACCCGTCGTTATCACGCAGCTTCGTATTTTCAATCAACCGGTTTGGCTTCGATCCAACCAGATCACCCTCGCCTATGACCAATCCACGCTCAGCTTTGAGTTTGCGGCTTTAAATTATTCGATTCCCCAGAAGAATCAGTACCGCTATAAACTGGAGGGATTTGATCAGGACTGGAGTTTGACAAGCCCCACCCGGGTGGCGACCTATACCAATCTGGCGCCGGGCACCTATACCTTTCGGGTAAAAGGGTCTAATAATGATGGTCTCTGGAATGAAAGCGGAACGGCTTTCCGAATCGTCATCCATCCCCCCTTCTGGCAAATGTGGTGGTTTAAAAGTTTAGTTGCCTTACTGGTGGTCGGTTGTCTTTACGGAGCGTATCGCCTGCGGATTAAACGCATCCATAAACAGCAGGTTACTTTACAAAACCTGGTGCAGGAGCGCACCCGGGAAGTACTCCAACAGAAGGTAGCTTTGCAAGATCAGGCCCTTCATATGCAGTTATTACAGGCCCAGGTCGAACAGCAGGCGGCTCAACAACAGCTACTGGAAAGTGAGCAGCGGTTTGAGGAAATTGCCGAAAACGTCGACGAGATATTCTGGATTCATTCGGCCAATCCCTTTCAATTGCTGTATGTGAATACCGCCTTCGAGCGGGTCTGGAAAACAAGTTTTGCGCAATTTCATCAGGAGCCATTCTTATTTATGCAAGGTGTCCTGCCTGAAGACCGGCCCCTGGTGCTGGCTTTTGTTGAGCAGTATAAAGCGGGCATCGCAGGGGAATTGTACTACAGGTTGCAGCTGAAAGACGAACCCTTGCGCTGGCTGTTGATTCGCACCTTCATCATTCATGATGAACGAGGAAAGGTAGTGCGCCATATTGGCATTGCCAGTGATGTGACCAGTCAGAAAGAAAAGGAGTTCGTTCTCCAGCAATCGCTCCAGCGCGAGCAGGAGTTGAATCAACTAAAATCCCAGTTTGTGGCCACGGCCTCGCACGAGTTCCGCACTCCGCTAACGACCATTCAGTCCAGTGTTGAATTAATCAAACTGTACCTTGATATACCCGCTGCCAGTAGCCGGATGGCCATCGACAAACACCTAGGCGTTGTCGAAAAACAGATCGATCAATTTGGGATCTTACTGACGGATGTGCTGACGATCGGTCAGATCGAAGCCGGGAAGGTTACGTATTCGCCTGATTCAGCGGATGTCGTTGCCCTGTGTGAGGGCTTGGTTGATACGCATTTTAGTCGACGCCCTGATGGCCGGCGCGTTCAACTGCTCCTTGAGGGTACCCCCCGACGAGTCAATCTGGATGCCAAACTGATGGGGTATGTGCTGACCAATCTGTTGTCCAATGCGTTTAAGTTTTCAGTTAGTACACCTCCCATTCTACGAATTTTCTTCCGCACGAACAGCCTGTTGCTCCAGGTAATCGATCAGGGCGTAGGCATCCCGACCAGCGAGCAAACTTCCTTATTTCAGGCTTTCTTTCGGGCCAGTAATACCGATGGCATACAGGGTACGGGTCTGGGGCTGTTTATCGCCCGGCAATACGTCACTTGTCACGGTGGTGAGTTGTCCGTGGAGAGCCAGGAAAACCAGGGAACCACCTTTACGATCACCTTGCCGTTTTAA
- a CDS encoding CAP domain-containing protein yields MNTFRTIALFILPGWLMSTSTLPFPLQPSAWIKNVNDSLVQGLTMNLQNEKQAILVATNQQRVRRHLSDLKPDAKLMQAAQAYAELMAAKDQMSHTLNGLSLPDKANRVGYSFRQLSENIALNTRLDGRFVVNNQWMESSGHRKNLLTRDVTAIGIGIAGPSKQNRYYYCQLFGTPL; encoded by the coding sequence ATGAATACATTCAGAACGATTGCCTTATTTATTCTGCCTGGGTGGCTGATGTCAACGTCAACCTTACCCTTCCCGCTTCAGCCGAGTGCCTGGATTAAGAACGTAAACGATTCACTGGTGCAAGGGCTAACGATGAACTTACAAAACGAGAAGCAGGCCATCCTGGTCGCTACTAACCAGCAACGAGTCCGCAGACACTTATCCGACTTAAAGCCGGATGCGAAGCTGATGCAAGCGGCTCAAGCGTACGCCGAATTAATGGCAGCCAAGGACCAAATGAGCCATACCCTGAACGGGTTAAGTTTGCCGGATAAGGCTAACCGGGTTGGCTATTCTTTTAGGCAGCTGAGTGAAAATATTGCGCTCAATACCCGCTTGGATGGTCGCTTTGTGGTGAATAACCAATGGATGGAATCCAGCGGGCATCGAAAGAATTTATTGACCAGAGACGTAACAGCCATCGGTATTGGTATTGCGGGCCCCAGTAAACAGAACCGGTATTATTATTGCCAATTATTCGGTACCCCCTTGTAA
- a CDS encoding response regulator: MPATVAIVDDHRLYRQALTNFIRHSVGYKVLLEAENGNDLLNQLLRADKTPDLALVDLHMPGMDGFETTARLRQLYPAIRVLIVTISDRKEDVVQAIRSGAHGYLVKGQPDDLLKAMYDVITMGYHFPISLTSAKGDGQRSSLEKRQKAEDQLTDQEMTFVRMACSELTYRQLADKLGISLFALEQYRESVFVKLKVRSRVGLVMEALRRGWITL; the protein is encoded by the coding sequence ATGCCTGCTACTGTTGCCATCGTTGATGACCACCGCCTATATCGGCAAGCGTTGACTAATTTTATCCGCCATTCGGTTGGGTATAAAGTGCTCTTGGAAGCAGAAAACGGTAACGATCTATTAAATCAGCTTTTACGTGCTGACAAAACTCCAGACCTGGCTCTGGTTGATTTACATATGCCTGGTATGGATGGATTTGAAACAACGGCTCGACTGCGACAACTCTATCCAGCGATTCGTGTGCTGATTGTTACTATATCTGATCGAAAAGAAGATGTAGTCCAGGCAATACGTAGCGGAGCACACGGTTACCTGGTAAAAGGTCAGCCTGATGATTTGCTTAAAGCAATGTATGATGTAATAACGATGGGCTATCACTTTCCAATCTCCTTAACGTCTGCGAAAGGCGATGGTCAGCGTAGTAGCTTAGAAAAGCGTCAAAAGGCGGAGGACCAGTTGACAGATCAGGAGATGACATTTGTACGAATGGCGTGTAGTGAATTGACTTACCGACAATTGGCCGATAAACTGGGTATATCGCTGTTTGCTCTGGAGCAGTACCGCGAATCTGTTTTTGTCAAGTTGAAGGTACGCTCTCGTGTGGGCTTGGTGATGGAAGCGTTGCGTCGTGGCTGGATAACATTGTAG
- a CDS encoding LytR/AlgR family response regulator transcription factor: MTLFTNATPVNTQPDGFMITASRVRLPIDELKFLQATGNYSWLYWTNGEKVLTSRTLNYYQPQLPGAWFIRLHRNCIVNLRYVERLERVETNKSGLVYLHSGEVLPVSRRRLCMVKRLIVRYQNSTTN; this comes from the coding sequence ATGACATTATTTACCAACGCTACTCCGGTAAACACGCAGCCTGACGGTTTCATGATAACTGCCAGCCGGGTTCGTTTACCCATTGACGAGTTGAAGTTTTTGCAGGCAACTGGCAATTATAGCTGGCTTTACTGGACGAATGGGGAAAAAGTATTGACATCCCGTACCTTAAATTATTATCAGCCTCAGCTACCCGGTGCCTGGTTTATCCGGCTGCATCGTAATTGTATTGTTAACCTTCGATACGTTGAACGGCTGGAAAGAGTAGAGACGAATAAGAGTGGCTTGGTCTATCTCCATTCGGGAGAGGTCTTGCCCGTGTCGCGTCGACGCCTGTGTATGGTTAAGCGGTTGATAGTACGCTACCAGAACTCCACTACCAATTAG
- a CDS encoding RNA polymerase sigma factor, whose amino-acid sequence MKTKLNDEELIRQQFITNPNACFEELYSRYVRKVYKRCLSMTKDSEKAQDYTHDIFIRTFDQLSRFQEKSTFSTWLYSISFNYCLDQIKTTKRLPMSNLDGLETYQFADLYEQEPFEERLQLLNQTLQKLSPMEASLLRLKYQQGLSIQQIAQQLGLQESAVKMRLKRSRQKAHQLYLVASNR is encoded by the coding sequence ATGAAAACGAAACTCAACGACGAAGAGCTAATTCGCCAGCAGTTCATCACCAATCCCAATGCCTGCTTTGAAGAGCTTTATAGCCGCTATGTCAGGAAGGTCTATAAGCGCTGTTTATCCATGACCAAAGATTCAGAAAAAGCCCAGGATTACACCCACGATATATTTATCCGCACCTTTGACCAACTAAGCCGTTTTCAGGAGAAATCCACCTTCTCTACTTGGCTCTACTCGATATCCTTCAACTACTGCCTGGATCAAATTAAAACCACGAAACGATTGCCGATGTCAAACCTGGACGGTCTGGAGACTTATCAGTTCGCCGATCTATACGAGCAGGAACCGTTTGAAGAGCGCTTACAACTGCTTAATCAAACGCTCCAGAAACTCTCTCCCATGGAGGCTAGTCTGCTTCGCCTGAAATATCAGCAGGGGCTGTCCATCCAACAGATTGCCCAGCAGCTCGGTCTTCAGGAAAGCGCCGTTAAGATGCGTTTGAAACGATCCCGGCAGAAAGCCCATCAGCTTTATCTGGTAGCATCAAATCGATAA
- a CDS encoding recombinase family protein, whose amino-acid sequence MANENFAVSTMSKTKYIAYYRVSTKSQGESGLGLEAQRTAVAGYVNGSDRRAVIVAEFTEVELGKKDKRVELIAAIDRAMKEGAVLVIAKLDRLSRNASFIFTLHDSGVNFQCVDMPDANTLTIGIFATLAQHERELISQRTKAALSAKKAQGAILGKPENLTAEAQKKGVAGNVRRAAENENNRRASSMIALMRQAGRNYVQIAAELNRAGFRTARGAQFQATQVKRLIARLT is encoded by the coding sequence ATGGCTAATGAGAACTTTGCTGTGAGTACCATGAGCAAAACCAAGTACATCGCCTATTATCGGGTGTCGACCAAAAGCCAGGGTGAATCTGGTTTGGGGTTAGAGGCCCAACGCACAGCTGTGGCCGGATACGTGAATGGATCGGATCGCCGAGCGGTTATCGTTGCCGAATTCACCGAAGTCGAATTAGGTAAGAAAGATAAACGCGTTGAATTGATAGCGGCCATTGATCGGGCTATGAAAGAGGGTGCCGTACTCGTTATCGCCAAGCTCGACCGGTTGAGCCGTAATGCCAGCTTCATCTTTACCTTACACGATTCGGGTGTGAATTTCCAGTGCGTTGACATGCCCGACGCCAATACGCTCACTATCGGCATCTTTGCTACGCTGGCCCAGCACGAACGGGAACTCATCAGTCAGCGAACAAAAGCCGCTTTGTCGGCAAAGAAGGCTCAAGGAGCAATTTTGGGGAAACCCGAAAACCTGACAGCTGAGGCTCAGAAAAAAGGGGTAGCGGGTAACGTTCGACGAGCGGCTGAAAACGAGAACAACCGGCGGGCATCGTCAATGATTGCCCTGATGCGGCAGGCTGGGCGAAACTATGTCCAGATAGCGGCCGAGCTAAACCGGGCGGGTTTTCGCACGGCAAGAGGTGCGCAGTTTCAAGCGACGCAGGTGAAGCGGTTGATAGCGCGGCTAACGTAA
- a CDS encoding helix-turn-helix domain-containing protein: MEEIVKIGSIAQYNSMRGVPTKHPLVTVIDLSEAQPMPAGSFNFGLYAVGLKEGNYGQLRYGRSHYDYQEGSLIFIAPGQVVGVQPGVDLFAPTGWALLFHPDLMAGTPLGKHIQEYSFFSYDVNEALHLSDKEKRMVIDCFSKIEYELDQTIDKHSKGLIAFNIELLLKYCIRFYDRQFITRDQANKGVLERFESLLTHYFSSDKPQHKGLPSVGYCAEALHLSPNYFGDLVKKETGRSAQEYIQSKVINVAKERMFDSSKSMSELAYELGFKYPQHFTRLFKQKAGITPNDYRSLN, translated from the coding sequence ATGGAAGAGATTGTCAAAATTGGCAGCATTGCCCAATACAATAGTATGCGGGGCGTACCGACTAAACATCCGCTGGTTACGGTGATTGACCTCTCGGAGGCACAACCGATGCCTGCAGGGTCATTCAACTTTGGTTTATATGCGGTGGGTCTAAAAGAGGGGAACTATGGCCAATTGCGCTATGGAAGGAGTCACTATGACTATCAGGAAGGCAGTCTAATATTCATAGCGCCTGGACAAGTGGTAGGTGTGCAACCTGGTGTTGACCTATTTGCCCCAACCGGTTGGGCATTACTCTTTCATCCCGATTTGATGGCCGGCACTCCGTTGGGCAAACACATTCAGGAGTATTCGTTCTTTTCGTACGATGTCAATGAAGCGCTTCACCTATCGGATAAAGAAAAGCGTATGGTGATTGACTGCTTCTCAAAAATCGAGTATGAACTCGATCAGACCATAGATAAGCATAGCAAAGGACTGATTGCCTTCAACATCGAGTTGCTGCTCAAGTACTGCATCCGTTTTTACGACCGCCAGTTCATCACGCGCGACCAGGCTAACAAAGGAGTCTTGGAACGGTTCGAATCCTTATTGACCCACTATTTTTCATCCGATAAACCGCAGCACAAAGGCTTGCCTTCCGTCGGGTATTGTGCCGAAGCCCTCCATTTATCCCCCAACTACTTTGGTGATTTAGTGAAGAAAGAAACCGGCCGATCGGCTCAGGAATACATTCAATCCAAAGTGATCAATGTGGCCAAAGAACGCATGTTTGACAGCAGTAAATCGATGAGTGAACTTGCCTACGAGTTGGGCTTTAAATACCCGCAGCATTTTACCCGGTTATTCAAACAAAAAGCTGGGATTACGCCCAATGATTACCGATCCCTAAACTGA
- a CDS encoding aldo/keto reductase, producing MKTRQLGTSGVTVSELGLGCMGLSHGYGPATNETDAIALIQKTYESGITFFDTAEVYGQGANEQLVGKALHQVRDQVIIATKFGFNNGRNTDGLNSRPERIRQVAENSLRYLQTDYIDLFYQHRVDPNVPVEDVAGTVNELIAEGKVKHFGMSEASVQSIRRAHAVQPVVALQSEYSMFWREPEKEIIPLLEELGIGFVPFSPLGKGFLTGKMTADTEFDKTDWRNVMPRFSKENREANQLIVDLVVKIAAEYNATPAQIALAWLLAQQPWIVPIPGTTKMNRLAENMGGADITLNKDDLATINQALDTITLQGERYPASLANLQGR from the coding sequence ATGAAAACACGACAATTAGGAACCTCAGGAGTAACCGTGTCCGAACTGGGTTTGGGCTGCATGGGACTAAGCCACGGGTATGGTCCGGCAACTAATGAAACCGATGCCATTGCCCTTATTCAAAAAACCTATGAATCGGGCATTACGTTCTTTGATACCGCAGAAGTGTATGGACAAGGCGCCAACGAACAGTTGGTCGGAAAAGCATTACACCAGGTACGGGATCAGGTAATCATCGCTACCAAGTTTGGTTTTAACAACGGCAGAAATACAGATGGGTTGAATAGTCGCCCGGAACGCATCAGGCAGGTGGCAGAAAACTCGCTCCGCTATCTGCAAACGGATTATATCGACTTGTTTTATCAGCACCGGGTGGACCCGAATGTACCTGTTGAAGACGTAGCCGGGACCGTAAATGAGTTGATTGCCGAAGGCAAAGTAAAACACTTCGGTATGAGTGAGGCCAGCGTGCAAAGTATCCGCCGAGCGCATGCGGTACAACCCGTAGTCGCCCTGCAAAGCGAATACTCCATGTTTTGGCGCGAACCGGAAAAAGAAATCATTCCATTGCTTGAGGAGTTGGGCATTGGCTTCGTTCCGTTTAGTCCGTTGGGCAAAGGATTTTTAACGGGTAAGATGACTGCGGACACGGAATTTGACAAGACCGATTGGCGAAATGTCATGCCTCGTTTTAGCAAAGAAAACCGCGAAGCAAATCAACTCATTGTTGACCTTGTGGTAAAGATTGCGGCAGAATATAATGCAACCCCAGCGCAGATTGCTTTGGCCTGGCTGCTGGCCCAACAGCCCTGGATTGTCCCGATTCCGGGAACCACAAAAATGAATCGCTTAGCCGAAAATATGGGCGGTGCAGACATTACCTTAAACAAGGATGATCTGGCCACCATCAATCAGGCTTTAGATACCATCACGCTTCAGGGAGAACGCTATCCGGCAAGCCTAGCAAACCTGCAAGGCAGGTAA